From Pusillibacter faecalis, one genomic window encodes:
- a CDS encoding antitoxin yields the protein MGRPKKEGGMSATDYKRDFNEKNYDRLSPYVKRGKKDRYKEAAKAAGYSLNEFMEKAMDKLAAEILGE from the coding sequence ATGGGCAGACCGAAGAAAGAGGGCGGCATGAGCGCCACCGACTACAAGCGAGATTTCAATGAAAAGAACTATGATCGACTTTCCCCGTATGTAAAGAGAGGAAAAAAAGACAGATACAAGGAAGCTGCGAAAGCTGCCGGGTACAGCCTTAACGAGTTCATGGAAAAAGCCATGGACAAACTGGCAGCGGAGATCCTGGGAGAATAA